TGGTGTATTCCAGCGGCAGCCGTTGCAGTCGCCGCTCGATCGATTCGCTGGTTTCGGTTTTGCGATTGCGCAGGCGCGTTTTCAACGCTTCGATGGATGGCGGTTTGATAAAAATCAGCAGCGCCGTCGGAAAATTTTGTTTGATATTCAACGCACCGTTCACATCGATATCCAGCAATACCGTTTTGCCCTCGTCCAAAAACTGCTCGATGGTCGAGCGAAGCGTGCCGTAATAATTCCCGTGAACTTCCTCAAATTCCAGAAATTCACCGCGTTTCGCTCGCGCCAAAAAATCGGCTGTATCGAGAAAAAAATAGTCGACACCATCTTTTTCCGAAAATCGCGGCGCGCGAGTCGTGGCGGAAATCGATAATCTAAAATCCGGATTTCGTTCCAGTAAATGTTTGCAAATTGTGGACTTACCTGCCCCGGACGGTGCAGAAAGCGCAATCAGTTTTCCCTTATTTGTGTCTGCCATTCCCATCCCGTTTATTGATTGTTTTCCATTTTTTCGGCTTTGGCGATGACCGTTTCCTTCATTTCTGCACGATATTTTTTTACGTTTTCGCGAATTTTTGGATCGCTGATTCCCAAAATTTGCGCCGCCAAAATGCCCGCATTTTTGGAATTGTTGATTGCCACCGTCGCAACCGGAATTCCGGCGGGCATTTGCACAATCGACAGCAGCGAATCCATCCCGCTGAGCGCACTCGATTTCACCGGAACGCCGATCACGGGCAACGCGGACAGCGACGCGACCATTCCAGGTAAGTGCGCCGCACCGCCGGCACCGGCAATGATTACCTGCAAGCCACGTTTTTCCGCAGTTTGGGCGTATTCAAACAATCGTTCCGGCGTACGATGCGCAGAAACAATCGTCATTTCAAACGGAACGCCAAATTGGGTGAGCATCTCCGCAGCGCCTTCCATCGCCGGCAAATCGGAATCGCTGCCCATAATGATGCCTATTTTTGGGTCTGCCATTTTTTATTTTCCCTTCGATTTGATGTGCAATATTTCTTTGACGCGAAAGGCGTTTTGCAGCGCTTTTTCCACGGTTTCGGCGATGATCGTCACATGCCCCATTTTGCGAAACGGGCGCGTTTCGGCTTTGCCGTAGAGATGAAAAAATACACCCGGAATTGCCAGCGATTCGCGCAATCCGGTGATCAGCGGCGCGCCGGAAAATCCTGGATCACCCAATAAATTGATCATCACCGCCGGTTTGTGCTGTTCGGTTGAGCCGAGCGGCAAATCGCAGATCGCACGAATGTGCTGTTGAAACTGGCTGGTCACACATGCTTCAATCGTGAAATGCCCGGAATTGTGCGGTCGCGGTGCGATTTCGTTGAGCAAAATATTGCCGGCTTTATTGAGAAACAGCTCCACCGCAAAAATCCCCACCCCATCCAGCGCTTCGATTGCAGCGATGGCGATATCGCAGGATTTTTGGGCGATTTCGTCGCTGATTCTCGCCGGTGAAACCAGATAATCGAGGATATTTGCCGCTTCGTCGAACACCATTTCCACTACCGGATAGGTGCGCACCTCGCCGCTGTGGCTGCGGGCAACCAGCACTGCCAGCTCTTTTTCGATGTCCACAACTTCCTCGAACATCGATGGCACCCGCATAATTTTTTCGAAATCCGCTTCGCTGTCGATGCGCTGAACGCCACGCCCGTCATATCCGCCGCGCCGCGCTTTTTGCACCAACGGCAACCCGAATTTTTGAGCATTTTCGGGCGTCGGTTTGTCAATTTTTTCAAATTTCGGCACCGGAATATGATGGCTTTGAAGCGTTTGTTTTTGCACCAATTTATCCTGAATAATTTCCAATAATTGGGGTGACGGATAAATATTGTGACCCGCTTTTTCCAAAGATTTCAATACAGCTGTATCCGTATGCTCGATATCATAAGTTGTTACATCACAACGGTTTACCAGATCTTTCAATGCTGCTTCGTCATATAATGAACCGACAATCTGGTGATCCGCCAGCGAGCTGGCCGGCGCATCGTCGGTTGCTTCCAGAATTGTGAAATCGAAGCCCATCAGCTTGGTTCCGGTGATCATCATTCTTGCAAGTTGACCGCCGCCGATAATCCCGATGTTCATTAACGGATACCGTATTTCATCATTCATTTTCATTGCGTTTTCATGTTCATTTTGGTGATAATTTTCGCGATAATTCCGCTCAAAATATAGAGAATCCCCAGCCCAACCAGCGTAAATTTCATCGCGGCAGCCCAATACGCAACCTGTGGCAAAACCGCATGTTGCGAGCCGAACAACAGGTTGATCAGCGCAGTATTTTCGATGGCATCCAACAGTCCTGCAAATATTTGCAAACACGCCAGCCACATGCCGGATTTTTGCATCAATTCATTGCTGTTTTTCCAGCAAAAGTTGGCGACATTCACACAAAGCAACGCCAGCAAAGTGGCATAAGCTGTCAAAAACAGATAATCAATACCCAAACTGAACGCCGCATATTGGCGCGCTTCCGGCGACCACGAATGGATGATTGCAGTTGATTGGGGCAGATCGCCGCCAAATTCAAACGATACAATTCCCGATGACGATACGTTATTTTTTAACGGTTTATCTACCGTTCGCATCACAGCAATCAGCGCGACAACCAGCAAAACCAACGGGACCAGAACTCTTTTTTCACTGCTCAAGCCAACAACATTCATCGGGAAATTTTGACCTTTTTGTTCACAGTTTTTTCGCAAAAAACAGGGTAAAAATATAGCTTAAAAGGCATGAAATAAAAAGGTAATCGATGAAAAATTCAGTGGAAAAATGATTTTTATCTGATGCAAAACTAAATCTTGCAAAGCAAAAAATCGCATTGTATCTTCAAATTCTGCCGCCTGATTATTCACCCGAAAGTGAGATTGCCATGTTTTTACGATTAACTACGCTATTATTTGTTGTGCTGTTATTTGTTTCAGCCAGTGCCCAAATTCAGGTTGTCGCGGTTTCGCCGCGATCACAACAATTGGATACACCGATGAATCCGGAAATTTCCATCACGTTTGACCGGAGCATCAATCCCGGCGATATCACTCCCCAAACGTTCAAAGTATTTGGTCGATGGACGGGAGTAATCAACGGAATTTGGTCGCTTGTTGAAAATGATCAAAAAGTGGTATTTCAACCGCAAATGTCGTTCAACGCTGGGGAACAGGTTACAGTGATGCTCGCCAAAGGCATCAGTTCACCATCTGGCGATACGCTCGAAAAGGGTTATGCCTGGCAATTTTGGATCAAACCCAATCGAACTACTCTCAAAATAAATGAAATTCAACGGATAACAGTGCGACGACCGGGTGAAGGTCACGTTCAGACATACGGCGCCCATGCTGCGGATGTGAATGGCGATGGCTACACTGATTATATGGTGCCAAATGAAGTGTCAAACGATGTACGAATGTTTCTAAACGACGGCACCGGGCAATATAGCAATTTTACAGTGCATCCATTAACCGGTGCTGCGCGTCCCAGCACCAACGAGTCCGGCGATTTTAACAATGACGGATTTGTGGATTTTATGGTCGGAAGCACCCAAAATAATCGCGTTCATGTGTTGCTCGGCGATGGCACTGGCGGATTTTCTGCCATTAATTCACTCACTGCCGGGATGGGTGTGCGTGGTCTTACGCTGCTCGATGTCAACGGCGATGCGGAATTTGACGCAGTGACCGCAAACCGAAATGCCAATAATTTGTCGCTGTTTATCGGAGACGGCAACGGTGGATTTGCCGAAGCAATCACTATTTCGACAAGCCTTTTTCAGGAAACCGGCATTTTTTCGGCGGATGCCAATAATGATGGCATATTGGATATTTTTGTCGGTGCGTTCGGCGGCAACGAAATCGCGCTATTTTTAGGCGATGGTGAAGGTAATTTGACGCTTTCGGACAGAACGTCGCTCACCGGCAGTTCGTGGATGATCGCCACGGGCGATATCAATGGCGATGGGTTTGCGGATGCTGTTTCGGCAAATTCAAACACCAACGAAGTAGCCATTGTTCGCGGAGACGGCAGCGGCGGACTGATGCCGGTGACCACTTTTTCGCTCGGTGCACCGTTTGTTATAGCGGTGGATTTGGGCGATCTCGACGGCGACGGCGATCTGGATTTGATAGCCAGCAGTTACGGCAGCGGCTTTGAAACCGGTGTTTGGACGCTTTATGAAAATGACGGCTTGGGCAATTTTGTCAATCCGCAATATTTCGACGCCAGCGAAGCGGCATCCTGCGCCGTTTTTCATGATCGCGACAACGATGGCGATCTGGATATCACGGGAATCGACGAAGTTGATGATTTGCTGTTTGTGTTCGAAAACCCGGGAATTTCCGTCAGTGTCGATCATCCACTCCCCTCCCCGACCCGCGGATTTGCTTTGCATCAGAACTACCCCAATCCGTTTAATCCTTCAACAACCATTGCATTTGAAGTTCCGGAATTAGCATTTGTTACAATTGAAATTGTTGATATTAACGGGCGGTTGGTCAAACACTTGGCGAATGAAACATACGGTGCCGGTTTGCATCAGTTAATCTGGAATGGTGATGATTCTCAACATAAACCTGTGGCTGCAGGAGTTTATTTTTACAAATTAACATCAAAAAGCCATTTTGAAACTCGCAAACTATTGTTAATAAAGTAATTAAAAAATATTTTTCAGAGTCTTGACAAGACTATAGAGTTTAACTATATTTGCCCTGCTTTTAGAAATAACGCCGGAGTGGCGGAATTGGCAGACGCGCCGGACTCAAAATCCGGTTAGGGTGAAACCTAGTGTGGGTTCGAGTCCCACCTCCGGTACCAAATAAAAGGCTGTTTAAGTTCAAAAACCTTAAGAACTTAAACAGCCTTTTTTGTTTAGTGGGGTAACATACAGGTAAAAAAATAGTTACTTTTTACAGTTTTATACTAGAGATCAGACATAAACATAGATGCTAAGTTCAATGTTTATAAACAAATATGCGATTATCAAAACATAAAGTCGATCTGTATTCCAACCCTAATCATGTTTTATTCAAAATAAATCCTTAAAAATTTCTGTCCTTTAGTGCAATTTGAAGAGCAATTACACAACTGCTCCCACCGCTGGCAAATGACCGTCGACGATAGCCCCATCATCAGGAAACGCTTCAAATGAACCCATTAAACGCTATCGAGCGCGTGGTCCTTAGCCCGGCCGTAAGGGCGATATTCCCAAATTGTTCAGTCATCATCATGTCCCCGAGATCGCCGGTCAGGACGGTTACTATTTCGCCAGATGCGTTTTGCATCATCCTCATCACCACTTCGATGACATTCCGCACAGTTCTCAAAATCGACAATACCTTCCTCGCGATGTTCACCGGCAATTCTCGCCCGGGAATGCTCATGGCAACTATAGCATGTATATTCCTTGAAATTCTCAGGATTCTCGTGACAGGACTGGCAGTCGGCTGGGTGATGCCGGTCGAATCGAAAATATTGGTCATGATCGAATGTGGACGGTTTCCAGGTGTTTGTGCTGTGGCAATCGTAACAGGCATTGCCGCTATTCCGGTGAAGCCCGTCTGCCGGGCGGTGCTCCGAATGGCAACCCACACAATCTTTTTGAAAAACCGCCGGTAATTGATCATGATCCAATCGCGCATTTTGCCAACGGTCTGTGGTATGGCAGCCTGAACAATTACTCGCCAGATCCATATGGAGTTTGTCATCCGGCTTTCCGGATTCATGACAACTCAAACAGGCATCGGCAATGCTGGCAGGCAACAGGCTATGAGTGAACCGGGTTGTTGCGCTTTCTGCTAAAATACCGGCATGATCCGTATGGCAACTGGCGCATTGAATACTCGATAATTCCTTATGAAAGGGTGTTTTTACTGAATCTGGCATTTCGTTACCGCTGACCGTCACAATGCCGATTTTCTCAGGCACGTGGCAAGAAATACATTTATCCGTAGATGTGCCACTGAACGGCGAATGGCAGGACAGGCAATCCTTTTGAATGTCCTGATGCCCGGAAATCAACGGACCCGGATTGATCAGTTTAAACGGGAAAATGAACATCAACAAGATAAAGAGCAGTACAGCTGAAATATGCAAAATAGAGGTTTTCATCTTACCAGTTCCAGAAGAATAAAATTGAAACGATGTGCAAGCCGGCCATAGTTACAAACAGGATCACAAATGGGATATGGATCAAGCGCCAGCGATTCATCAAATCCACAGTCAGCGATTCAACAAAGAGTTTTTGGGTCAACTCCTCACTACCCTTACCCTGGGCGATCAGCGTTGCACGTTTTTCCCGCAAATCCCGGTGCGCTCGTTTGAGCAGGAACTTGCCTACATGCCCGCTGGCAACAACTATCATCATCGAGATAGCTGCAATCCAGGGTAACAGGGCGTTAAAGTGTATTCCCGAGTGAACAAGAATCATCACTGCACCGATCCAGCCCAGGTATTCATGGGCAGTGAGCAAAACACGCGGCGAACCAAAGGAAATTTGTTTCCGTTTGCGCATGGAATAGGTGAAGGAAAATACGATCAACACAGAACCGACAATCCCCAAATATCGCCCGATCCAGGCTAGTTTATACAGGTGCAAAACATAATCCAACGCAATTGAGGATGCGATCAGCACGCAATAGGAAATTATCTGTGGCAGAAACCGGAAAATTAGACGTGTCATAAATATCAGAAGTAAGTGTTCAAGCGATAATAATAAGCTGCAAGTAAAAGCTACCAATCATTGAAAAAATAAACATGATAATGGTCATCAAGTCTGTTAGAGTTCAATTAGAATCAATTTTTTTGATATTACCGAACCACTCATTCTGCCTTTTCGCTCCCGGAATATTTCAGATCTGAACAACAAAAGTATTTTTTAAACTGGACAAGAAAATCAAATCGAAACAACTGCAGCCGGGTCCTTTCTTAGAAACCTCCCTCCTAGATTATTTTAAATAAGCCCGGCTGCAGTTATTGTTAAAAATCAAAATTTTCACATTTATCACTTGTCTGCCTCCCAAAAAAACATATCTTAAAATAATCCATTCACAAATGTGTAGAATCATTAGGGCTAAGGTGCTAAAAATATTGCGCATACTTTAGAAAAGATAAGGTGTTTTGCTTATGGCTACTCGAATCCTTCACTGCGGCAAGTCGATAGAAAATTTCAATATCTGTATGAAGCACGAAGTTGCTGGATTCCTTCGGCGTGGTCCCGAAATCGGTGACCTGATATATCTGGTAGTGAGTCATAATAAAAAAGTAATTTGCGGTATGAGAGGTAAACTAGCCGAAACAACCGACGACAAACCTTGGGAAGACAGCGAAAATTATGTCATCGCGTTTTCATTGGAGGATATTGAATATGCAAGTCACTTCGATATTAAGTTTCTGTCTAAAATTGGCGGTAAGTATTGGAACTTAAAATACTTGCAAGGTGCTAAACGCATTACCGATGATTCAGCCCTGACTGAGCTTGACAATGCCTTTCAAAAAAATAAAATCCAGGCCCCAAAGTATCTCGAAGCGGATAGAAAACATGATGCTGATACTCTTGCAGATATCGAAGATGATATTTTAGATGAAAATCTGTCTGAGGCACTCCAGGCAGTCCCGGAAGCCAAGGTATCCATAATGGGCACTTTTCAAACTGTAAAATTTAAAAACGAAACCGATGAGCTGCGTGGCTTGGAACCGCTGGTAAATGACAATTTCTACTCGCTTTTTCCTGCATACGAGATTGGACGCACGTTGTTAATTCCTGAAAACCGCTTATTCATGTCATCCGGGATCGAGGCCAGAGGCGAGCAGGTTATGAAGGGGATCAAATCCATTCCGGATGGTCTGCTGATTCTATTCAACAAAAAATCGAAAAACCCCATTCAGATAAATCTCATCGAATATGAATGTTTTGGAGAAGGGAAAACCCGATCACAGGACAAATCCAATTTTCTCAACGGACAAATCATACCCCAATTGATGAAATTCGCTTCATCATTCAGCATTGTCACCGACAAACAAATCCGAGAACAAACCATCAAGAATTGGGTGGATAAGATAATTGACTATGTTTATGCCAATCAGGAACTTCAGAATAAGGTGACCCGGTGGATAAAAGAAATAAAACCGGAGATATCTGATCAGCTAATCGGACGAGAAATAGACAAAGTGCTTTCGGAAGCCTTCCGGACCAATCTAAAAATTATCCTGATTATTGATGATCTAAGTGCAGAACAAAAAAACACCATTACAAATGTCGTCAAAGCCTTTAAGCTGGAAAATGGAGAAAGTATCAACTTTTTATCATACGTTGTCCGTTTGGAGCAAAAAATCATTCTCACTGAATCGGAAGCAGAATTTGCGCTATCCGTCCAATAGCTTTTAAATTTTGTCGCAAAGATGTTTCCCAACAATTTTACAGTTGCAGGGACGCACCCAGCTCTTTTGGTAAGTGCCGGGGGCGTCTGATCAGCTTCTTGAACGAACGCCCCCGGCAAAATCATTGTCTGAAACGGGATGGCGAGTTTAAACTTTTTGCGCACTTTTTGATCAGGCAATCAGCCGATTTTTTCAACTTTCCCCGCTCCACCGGACGCAAGTTTTGCATTCTTTTTTGTTCAGACGGACGCCGTTGTGTTCCATTTCTCAATCGTCCAGTGGCATTATAGCGATCAACCGGAATCGCCAGCTTCCATCCTCGCCAGCACCTTACGGCTCAACGATGTAACTTATTTTTCACCTACCATTTTCTTTACCTGATCCCCAAATCCGGTCAATTGCCAGCGAACCAGCGAAACCGGAATACTGCCGATTTCATTCAATTCATCCATAAATGCTTTCATTTTGAACGGCTCACCTTGCGCCTCTTTTTGGCGGGCATATTCTGCGATCGTTTCTTCCAGCAAATATTTTCCGGTGATGTAACTGGTGCCGTATCCCGGCTGGCGCAAATACAAATGTTGTTCAAATATGAGCAGGGTCGGTTCGGTTTTCATCCAACCGCGCGGCGTCCAGTTCGAGTGAATTTTCCCGGCTTCTTCCATCGTCATTTCGTTAGCGTGGGCATACAGCGACCCGAGTCCGCGGGCAGCGCGCTGGGCAATCATAATCCAGACAATCTCGCGAACGCGCGGATTATCATCATATAATCCGGCTTGCATAAACAGCTCCTCAACAGCGGTTGCCAATCCTTCATCGCGGCTATCGAAAATATTATACAGCAACGCGTTTCGGCGGATAACGTTGTCCAACGGATCATTATCCATCTGCGCCAGCACAAACCAATGATAAAAATGGGAATACAACGGACGGGGATCGTAATGAGCACCAACCAAAAAGAAATTGCGTTTTTCTAACGGAACATAGCTGAGCAGGTGTTCGCGCAATGCCGGTTCAAAATAATCGGCGACGGTGACGATGTCCTGATCTTTCAGAAAGTCCATAAAACTGCGGGCGGATCGTTCCGCAAGTGCCCGGAATTCTTCCGGCGACGCTGCTGCTTTTAGCTCCGGCAAATGGCGATTG
The window above is part of the Calditrichia bacterium genome. Proteins encoded here:
- the gmk gene encoding guanylate kinase, translated to MADTNKGKLIALSAPSGAGKSTICKHLLERNPDFRLSISATTRAPRFSEKDGVDYFFLDTADFLARAKRGEFLEFEEVHGNYYGTLRSTIEQFLDEGKTVLLDIDVNGALNIKQNFPTALLIFIKPPSIEALKTRLRNRKTETSESIERRLQRLPLEYTKGESFDVQVINDDLQQTIIEIERLIRS
- the purE gene encoding 5-(carboxyamino)imidazole ribonucleotide mutase; the encoded protein is MADPKIGIIMGSDSDLPAMEGAAEMLTQFGVPFEMTIVSAHRTPERLFEYAQTAEKRGLQVIIAGAGGAAHLPGMVASLSALPVIGVPVKSSALSGMDSLLSIVQMPAGIPVATVAINNSKNAGILAAQILGISDPKIRENVKKYRAEMKETVIAKAEKMENNQ
- a CDS encoding 5-(carboxyamino)imidazole ribonucleotide synthase gives rise to the protein MNDEIRYPLMNIGIIGGGQLARMMITGTKLMGFDFTILEATDDAPASSLADHQIVGSLYDEAALKDLVNRCDVTTYDIEHTDTAVLKSLEKAGHNIYPSPQLLEIIQDKLVQKQTLQSHHIPVPKFEKIDKPTPENAQKFGLPLVQKARRGGYDGRGVQRIDSEADFEKIMRVPSMFEEVVDIEKELAVLVARSHSGEVRTYPVVEMVFDEAANILDYLVSPARISDEIAQKSCDIAIAAIEALDGVGIFAVELFLNKAGNILLNEIAPRPHNSGHFTIEACVTSQFQQHIRAICDLPLGSTEQHKPAVMINLLGDPGFSGAPLITGLRESLAIPGVFFHLYGKAETRPFRKMGHVTIIAETVEKALQNAFRVKEILHIKSKGK
- a CDS encoding VCBS repeat-containing protein produces the protein MFLRLTTLLFVVLLFVSASAQIQVVAVSPRSQQLDTPMNPEISITFDRSINPGDITPQTFKVFGRWTGVINGIWSLVENDQKVVFQPQMSFNAGEQVTVMLAKGISSPSGDTLEKGYAWQFWIKPNRTTLKINEIQRITVRRPGEGHVQTYGAHAADVNGDGYTDYMVPNEVSNDVRMFLNDGTGQYSNFTVHPLTGAARPSTNESGDFNNDGFVDFMVGSTQNNRVHVLLGDGTGGFSAINSLTAGMGVRGLTLLDVNGDAEFDAVTANRNANNLSLFIGDGNGGFAEAITISTSLFQETGIFSADANNDGILDIFVGAFGGNEIALFLGDGEGNLTLSDRTSLTGSSWMIATGDINGDGFADAVSANSNTNEVAIVRGDGSGGLMPVTTFSLGAPFVIAVDLGDLDGDGDLDLIASSYGSGFETGVWTLYENDGLGNFVNPQYFDASEAASCAVFHDRDNDGDLDITGIDEVDDLLFVFENPGISVSVDHPLPSPTRGFALHQNYPNPFNPSTTIAFEVPELAFVTIEIVDINGRLVKHLANETYGAGLHQLIWNGDDSQHKPVAAGVYFYKLTSKSHFETRKLLLIK
- a CDS encoding DUF885 family protein yields the protein MLDGAPDYTAATFEKRYETFKTYQQKLNALDYSGWTVEQQVDWHILLAEMNGFDFNHRILKPWVRDPAFYKSIWEDRSDVPAHEGPTHHAVTELWTYQFPLSAAEEARLIADLNIIAPLNKQAQINLTGNARDLWIAGIRDIREQSEALDKLAETVGSGAGAQLKKAIADAKSATDELVVWLEKQSASKTGPSGIGKENYTWYQQNVHLVPLTWDDEVMILKRELARAWSSLKMEEHRNRHLPELKAAASPEEFRALAERSARSFMDFLKDQDIVTVADYFEPALREHLLSYVPLEKRNFFLVGAHYDPRPLYSHFYHWFVLAQMDNDPLDNVIRRNALLYNIFDSRDEGLATAVEELFMQAGLYDDNPRVREIVWIMIAQRAARGLGSLYAHANEMTMEEAGKIHSNWTPRGWMKTEPTLLIFEQHLYLRQPGYGTSYITGKYLLEETIAEYARQKEAQGEPFKMKAFMDELNEIGSIPVSLVRWQLTGFGDQVKKMVGEK